The Mesorhizobium sp. AR10 genome includes the window ATGAGTTCCGACGCCAAGGTCACGCCGCTGCGCCCCAGGCGCCCCTGTCCCGAATGCGGCAAGCAATCGGCGCGCGAAACCTACCCATTCTGCTCGACGCGCTGCAAGGACGTCGACCTCAACCGCTGGCTCAAGGGCGCCTACGTCATCACCGCCCGCGATGACGAGGAAGAAACGGACCCTGACGTGCCCAAATGAGGCTGTTCGAGACGACTTTGCTGCCATGGCTTCGGCAGACGAAGTTGGCCCATCGAGTCACTGATCTTTCCTGCCTGAAATCAACGTCTAAGCGCTGGACAGGCCGGATTCCCGTGCTATAACCCACGCGCTTTCAAGGGGCGCCTGCGGCGCTTTCGTGAAATCCGGTGTGCGAGATTTCGTTTGCCGGAACAGGCCCAGATAGCTCAGTTGGTAGAGCAGCGGACTGAAAATCCGCGTGTCGGTGGTTCGAATCCGCCTCTGGGCACCATCACCTTCCTAAGGTGTTGATAAAGCTGAAAAGCCAACAAAATTAAATGCTTAGGTCTACCCGAGTGCTACACACAGGTGTTACACATGGTCCTAGCTATGAGCCGTCCAACGAAACACCGTAAGACTGGCGTGTACTGGTTCCGCAAGCGCGTACCGGCTGACATTGCCGCGTTGACCGGCCGCAAGGAAGTCAACAAGACGCTCGGAACGAAGGACCCCGAAGAGGCAAAGCGGAAATACGCAGAGGTTCTTGCGGCGTTTGAGCACGAATGGGCGTTGCTTCGGCTCGGAAATCGCTCGTTCAATGGAAGCAGCTTGGGTAGTCTTGCCGCTGCTGGTGAAGATGCGCTCACACCGCGCCTCATTACAGACCGTGAGGCGCACCGTCTTGCCACGGCCGTGCACGACGAATGGATCGCAAAATTCCAGGAGAATCCCAGCGAACAGCTTCACTGGCACACGGAACTGTATGGCGGCATGTGGAAAAGGTACCCTTTGCCTTCAACCGATGCCGTTTCAGGAGTGGAGGGCGTCGCTGATCCTATCCCGGGGACGATGCCAATCGAAAACGTCTTTTGGAAGTCGATGCGGGCCGGATGCATTAGCAGGGCTGAGGCCATCCTCGCCGACAATGGCTACAGTGACGATCCGTGGAGCGTACACAAGACTGCACGTGCAGTCGGGGCCGCTCTGCAGCGAGCCAGCTTGACGCTGCAAAGGCTTGAACGCGGGGAGTTTGAACCAGAAGAGGAGTCCGCGTGGCTTCATCGTCCGGCAAATACCCAGCGAAATGACGGTCGGTCGCCGAAGACGGCGGCTGCAAAAGGGAGCACCGACGCAGCGACTTTGACTGGGCTCGTGAACGGTTGGTGGAAGGAGAGCAAAGCAGCAGGC containing:
- the yacG gene encoding DNA gyrase inhibitor YacG, coding for MSSDAKVTPLRPRRPCPECGKQSARETYPFCSTRCKDVDLNRWLKGAYVITARDDEEETDPDVPK